In a genomic window of Helianthus annuus cultivar XRQ/B chromosome 10, HanXRQr2.0-SUNRISE, whole genome shotgun sequence:
- the LOC110881701 gene encoding uncharacterized protein LOC110881701, whose product MACNPLPYDGEIDPIACQRWISSTEAVFVRSRCEVEDQVMFATGLLQLQAKDWWDAHSKELGDDKVQTLTWQEFKEPFLKYHIPQSALDKIQEDFLCLRQKDETIDEITNKFLEKVKFCGEIAGTERLKGRKRVAEKSTNTNPSKKGRFQDQNRKGQTSSAIPTCKTCGKHHSGECLSGKKGCYKCGQEGHPYYRCPENPKACYNCKQTGHIKAECPKLQQEAKKDGKKDESSKACGRMFQLTSDEAKASPDVVSVPLEVEAADSKRYLLHDVCRNCKILIEDEEFSIDLVPMCMEEFKVVVGMDWLAQNHAEIQCEKKVIQVVTSEGKRVSIQGDRVDESKFCSIIEAVQYVKNGGKAYLSYVIDTYQVVPKLEDVKVVNEYPDVFPEDLPGLPPEREVEFKIELTPGATPVAKAPYRLAPTEMKELMTQLQELLDKDFIRPSVSPWGAPVLFVRKKDGSMRMCIDYRELNNSEESLPLTQN is encoded by the exons atggcatgTAACCCCTTGCCGTATGATGGGGAAATTGACCCGATAGCTTGTCAAAGATGGATTTCAAGCACCGAGGCAGTGTTTGTGAGAAGTAGATGTGAAGtggaggatcaagtgatgtttgCTACGGGCCTCCTACAACTCCAAGCAAAGGATTGGTGGGACGCACATTCGAAGGAGTTGGGGGATGACAAAGTACAAACGTTAACATGGCAAGAGTTCAAGGAGCCATTTCTGAAATATCACATCCCACAATCCGCACTTGATAAGATTCAAGAAGACTTCTTATGTCTTCGACAAAAGGATGAAACGATTGATGAAATAACAAATAAGTTCCTCGAGAAGGTGAAGTTTTGTGGGGAAATAGCGGGGACTGAGAG GTTGAAGGGGAGAAAAAGGGTGGCGGAGAAGTCTACCAACACAAACCCATCGAAAAAGGGAAGATTTCAAGACCAAAACAGGAAAGGGCAAACAAGTAGTGCAATTCCGACTTGCAAGACATGTGGGAAGCATCATTCGGGTGAATGTCTGTCGGGGAAGAAAGGATGCTACAAATGTGGGCAAGAGGGACATCCGTATTATAGGTGCCCCGAAAATCCAAAAGCGTGTTACAATTGTAAGCAAACGGGGCACATTAAAGCGGAATGTCCGAAACTCCAACAAGAGGCAAAGAAAGATGGAAAGAAGGATGAGTCTTCCAAGGCTTGCGGGAGGATGTTTCAGTTAACCTCGGATGAAGCTAAGGCTAGCCCGgatgtggtttcag TACCTTTAGAAGTGGAAGCAGCGGATAGCAAACGTTACCTATTGCATGATGTATGTAGAAATTGTAAGATCTTGATTGAAGATGAGGAATTTAGCATAGACCTTGTTCCAATGTGTATGGAGGAATTTAAAGTAGtcgtgggaatggattggctggCCCAAAACCATGCGGAGATACAATGTGAAAAGAAAGTTATCCAAGTAGTAACCTCGGAGGGAAAGCGGGTAAGTATTCAAGGGGATAGGGTCGACGAGTCGAAATTTTGTTCTATTATTGAAGCCGTCCAGTATGTAAAGAACGGGGGGAAAGCATATCTGTCTTACGTGATCGATACCTATCAAGTTGTACCGAAGCTAGAAGATGTAAAAGTAGTGAATGAATatccagatgtatttccggagGATTTACCGGGGCTTCCGCCCGAACGTGAAGTGGAGTTTAAGATAGAGCTTACCCCGGGAGCCACACCGGtagctaaagctccttatcgcTTGGCCCCAaccgaaatgaaagaattgatgacCCAACTTCAAGAACTGCTTGACAAAGATTTTATTCGACCAAGCGTTTCGCCATGGGGGGCACCCGTATTATTCGTAaggaagaaagatggttcgatgcgaatgtgcatcgactatcgggagttaaACAACAGTGAAGAATCGTTACCCCTTACccagaattga